Proteins from a genomic interval of Sphingobacterium sp. SYP-B4668:
- the truA gene encoding tRNA pseudouridine(38-40) synthase TruA, with product MEIAYDGSAYHGWQVQLNAVSVQEKLNQALNTLLRKDVETIGAGRTDTGVHAKQLFVHFDTSREGLVLDDKKFIHSLNSLLPVDIAAYRLIEVHPDAHARFDATSRSYEYHVHFKKDPFKVNSSWLLRDIPEVEKMNRACEFLLGTQDFGCFSKAHTQVFTNICTIARAEWKWSEEGYLVFHITADRFLRNMVRAIVGTLLEIGLKNKDIGYLKEVIDSKNRSKAGASVPAHGLYLTKVVYPYISNLKK from the coding sequence TTGGAAATCGCGTATGATGGGTCTGCCTACCACGGTTGGCAAGTCCAGCTAAATGCAGTATCCGTACAAGAAAAGTTAAACCAGGCCCTCAATACATTACTACGGAAAGATGTAGAGACTATCGGTGCGGGTCGTACAGATACAGGTGTCCACGCCAAACAATTGTTCGTGCACTTCGACACCTCACGAGAAGGATTGGTCCTAGATGATAAAAAATTCATTCATTCCCTGAATTCCCTCCTTCCTGTAGATATTGCAGCATACCGACTTATCGAAGTGCATCCTGATGCGCATGCGCGATTTGATGCGACATCGCGATCGTATGAATATCATGTCCATTTTAAGAAAGATCCTTTCAAAGTCAATTCTTCTTGGTTATTACGGGATATTCCGGAGGTTGAAAAGATGAATAGGGCCTGTGAGTTCCTATTGGGTACACAGGATTTTGGCTGTTTCAGTAAGGCACATACACAAGTATTTACCAACATCTGCACAATTGCTCGTGCGGAGTGGAAATGGTCAGAAGAAGGGTATCTGGTATTTCATATCACGGCAGACCGATTTTTGAGGAATATGGTGCGTGCGATTGTAGGTACATTATTGGAAATTGGCCTAAAAAACAAAGATATCGGCTATCTAAAAGAAGTCATAGACAGTAAGAACCGATCGAAAGCCGGAGCCTCGGTTCCTGCACACGGACTGTACCTGACAAAGGTAGTTTATCCCTATATTAGTAATCTAAAAAAATAA